A single Streptomyces sp. Edi2 DNA region contains:
- a CDS encoding HEXXH motif-containing putative peptide modification protein encodes MDAPTTAFSYAPIQSLHRDRTRRIHAVVQPNSLHPADTAAASVTAGADYCLAHHVLEGAEAAARARDTTTFDWYGAHPDANTATLSTSTAVGPRIVINPDLDRLPRSAFSETPYYVLGPDTTAARKDLRELATAAYNAGAQTGFGPLLTAHAVVLVLLRRKQLGDTLDSWTITRLPGTVFSDHVDEPIVLARDLVHESGHNWLNDALAATASKISDEAQFYSPWKRTMRPAFGFLHACWAFPLTMIYTARVLSQTTGALHQFLTAYLDQQRGLLAPTADDHARVLALIPDNGLRQRLHAVHHEALSL; translated from the coding sequence GTGGACGCGCCCACCACCGCCTTCTCGTATGCCCCCATCCAGAGCCTGCACCGCGACCGCACCCGGCGGATCCACGCCGTCGTCCAGCCCAACTCCCTGCATCCGGCCGACACCGCCGCGGCCTCGGTGACGGCCGGAGCCGACTACTGCCTGGCCCACCATGTCCTCGAAGGCGCCGAGGCGGCCGCCCGCGCCCGCGACACCACCACCTTCGACTGGTACGGCGCCCACCCCGACGCGAACACGGCGACGCTGTCCACCTCCACGGCCGTCGGGCCGCGCATCGTGATCAACCCCGACCTGGACCGCCTGCCCCGTTCGGCGTTTTCCGAGACCCCCTACTACGTGCTGGGCCCCGACACCACCGCCGCGCGGAAGGACCTGCGCGAGTTGGCCACCGCCGCATACAACGCCGGTGCCCAAACGGGATTCGGCCCCCTGCTCACCGCCCATGCCGTCGTCTTGGTCCTGCTCCGGCGCAAGCAGCTCGGCGACACACTCGACAGCTGGACCATCACCCGCCTGCCCGGCACTGTCTTCAGCGATCACGTTGACGAGCCCATCGTCCTGGCCCGCGACCTCGTCCACGAATCCGGCCACAACTGGCTTAACGACGCCCTCGCCGCCACCGCCAGCAAGATCAGTGACGAAGCGCAGTTCTACTCACCGTGGAAGAGGACGATGCGCCCCGCCTTCGGCTTCCTCCACGCCTGTTGGGCCTTCCCCCTCACCATGATCTACACCGCCCGCGTCCTGTCCCAGACCACCGGCGCCCTGCATCAGTTCCTGACCGCCTACCTGGACCAGCAGCGCGGCCTGCTCGCCCCGACCGCCGACGACCACGCCCGCGTGCTCGCCCTCATCCCCGACAACGGCCTACGCCAGCGTCTGCACGCCGTCCATCACGAGGCCCTCAGCCTGTGA
- a CDS encoding radical SAM protein, which yields MHRTTEQHEHDPIAQMYRGLDAEDTDSAVSVILKLRGETCDIDCLYCYEKRKEAPGGARIDAGQVRRLAELFQGRSLAVELHGGEPLTAGRDHVAEVLRELASQPRVVRVSMQTNGVLLDEQWLDLFDALYPGLEIGISLDGDAAGNAWRVGYDGQPVYPRVAAALRLLANRGRKTGVIAAVTPAVLGRAEAVLDHVAGFEAVNAVSFVPCFDTSVQRPTATPGLRIPVSRQLQRTAVRGHAGPAWAISPAEYAEFVLAATIRWISAGYFTRLKLEPAVSTIRRLRGLDTGFCHFSNLKCDHVFTFYPDGRLGSCDELPWPQAVIGRLDQVPDQDAVIAGQRRLPLLNQGRGLMERCTTCAYRSACGGGCVATRWRHDQAGCQDAYCDYRMRMIDGIAAILAQPAHPEGAWCRTMRWRPRTPNSMRDVAAFLARWDRANAARTPVRLHTSAHGNINTVGLPGIHEADDLDPAHPQWREAIEPGVRPLIDTVTRMWGLITYDSCQGHAYTGLDLEPAERRVGILPRNRAEYAQTAAALCRAVTAAAPTLPAAVQVTVGRAELTCEATNRTTHVLDLALRLAPGHDWPAYFDAVDAATEAVADALRGEAPSAGRCCSCPVPQPTAPSSEEISA from the coding sequence ATGCACCGCACCACCGAACAGCACGAGCATGATCCGATCGCCCAGATGTACCGCGGCTTGGACGCCGAGGATACCGACAGCGCCGTATCAGTGATCTTGAAGTTACGCGGTGAGACCTGCGACATCGACTGCCTGTACTGCTATGAGAAGCGCAAGGAGGCCCCGGGAGGAGCCCGGATCGACGCCGGCCAAGTTCGTCGGCTCGCCGAGCTCTTCCAGGGGCGTTCGCTCGCCGTGGAGCTTCACGGCGGTGAACCGCTGACCGCCGGCCGCGACCACGTCGCCGAGGTCCTGCGCGAACTGGCCAGCCAGCCCAGAGTGGTCCGTGTCTCGATGCAGACCAACGGCGTGCTGCTGGACGAACAGTGGCTGGACCTCTTCGATGCCCTGTACCCGGGCCTTGAGATCGGCATCTCTCTGGACGGGGACGCGGCGGGGAACGCCTGGCGGGTCGGCTACGACGGCCAGCCGGTCTACCCGCGCGTCGCCGCCGCGCTGCGGCTGCTGGCCAATCGCGGCCGGAAGACCGGAGTCATCGCCGCGGTCACCCCGGCCGTGCTCGGACGCGCCGAAGCGGTCCTGGACCACGTCGCCGGCTTCGAGGCGGTCAACGCCGTCAGCTTCGTGCCCTGCTTCGACACCTCCGTCCAGCGTCCCACCGCCACTCCAGGGCTGCGCATTCCGGTAAGCCGACAACTCCAGCGCACTGCCGTGCGCGGCCATGCTGGTCCCGCGTGGGCGATCAGTCCAGCCGAGTATGCCGAGTTCGTGCTTGCCGCCACGATCCGGTGGATCAGCGCCGGGTATTTCACCCGCCTGAAGCTGGAACCCGCTGTGTCCACCATTCGGCGGCTGCGCGGGCTAGACACCGGCTTCTGCCACTTCTCCAACCTCAAGTGCGACCATGTCTTCACGTTCTACCCGGACGGCCGCCTCGGCAGCTGCGACGAACTGCCCTGGCCCCAGGCCGTGATCGGCCGCCTGGACCAGGTGCCCGACCAGGACGCGGTCATTGCCGGGCAGCGGCGGCTGCCCCTGCTGAACCAGGGCAGGGGTCTGATGGAGCGGTGCACTACCTGCGCCTACCGGTCCGCGTGCGGCGGCGGCTGTGTGGCCACTCGCTGGCGCCATGACCAAGCTGGGTGCCAGGACGCCTACTGCGACTACCGGATGCGGATGATTGACGGCATCGCCGCGATCCTCGCCCAACCCGCCCACCCGGAGGGCGCCTGGTGCCGCACCATGCGTTGGCGCCCCCGTACCCCGAACAGCATGCGCGACGTTGCTGCCTTCCTCGCCCGCTGGGACCGCGCCAACGCGGCCAGGACGCCTGTGCGGCTGCACACCAGTGCGCACGGCAACATCAACACTGTGGGCTTGCCCGGCATCCACGAGGCCGACGACCTCGACCCGGCCCACCCCCAGTGGCGCGAGGCGATCGAGCCCGGGGTGCGGCCTCTGATCGACACCGTCACCCGGATGTGGGGACTGATCACGTACGACAGCTGCCAGGGCCACGCCTACACCGGCCTTGACCTGGAGCCCGCCGAACGCAGAGTCGGCATCCTCCCGCGCAACCGAGCCGAGTACGCCCAAACTGCCGCGGCCCTGTGCCGCGCGGTCACCGCGGCCGCCCCTACCTTGCCCGCCGCGGTGCAGGTGACCGTCGGGCGCGCGGAGCTGACCTGCGAGGCCACGAACCGGACCACCCACGTGCTCGACCTGGCACTGCGGCTGGCCCCAGGCCATGACTGGCCGGCGTACTTCGACGCCGTGGACGCGGCCACCGAGGCTGTCGCGGACGCGCTGCGCGGCGAGGCCCCTTCAGCTGGCCGCTGCTGTTCCTGCCCAGTGCCGCAACCCACCGCTCCCTCCTCCGAGGAGATATCGGCGTGA
- a CDS encoding protein kinase, with protein sequence MHLHPLHPAVWVLDQLRDTGWQAHDLLSFTRASTLVLVSRGGASPVVLKAGFGSNHVLAELDEDSRKAAYGFYWYAEMTEAERALTREDFRHEIAVIRAAAGAEHIVPLLEGGSTDRFDWYTMPFCTGGNFRPFLTAADGHDQVAAGLGILADVAEGLRALHERGIVHRDVYQENILIHDGRGLITDLGAARLTHTPRGPAARGPEVHWPPEYATSYDRATPAADAFSLAVLIYRFLCADIPRHGHSRLGTAPTGLQPVISAALAPAPQHRPAMSELRDALSQAAASLTKPGH encoded by the coding sequence ATGCACCTGCACCCCCTTCACCCCGCCGTCTGGGTCCTTGATCAGCTCCGTGACACCGGGTGGCAAGCGCACGATCTGCTCTCCTTCACCCGCGCCAGCACCCTGGTGCTCGTCAGCCGCGGCGGCGCGTCCCCGGTGGTCCTCAAGGCCGGCTTCGGCAGCAACCACGTCCTGGCCGAGCTGGACGAGGACAGCCGCAAAGCCGCCTACGGCTTCTACTGGTACGCGGAAATGACCGAGGCCGAACGTGCCCTGACCCGCGAGGACTTCCGCCACGAGATCGCCGTCATCCGCGCCGCCGCAGGGGCCGAGCACATAGTGCCGCTGCTGGAGGGGGGCAGCACCGACCGGTTCGACTGGTACACCATGCCGTTCTGTACTGGCGGCAACTTCCGGCCCTTCCTGACAGCGGCCGATGGCCACGACCAGGTGGCGGCCGGGCTGGGCATCTTGGCTGACGTCGCCGAGGGACTACGGGCCCTGCACGAGCGCGGCATCGTGCACCGCGACGTCTACCAGGAGAACATCCTCATCCACGACGGCCGCGGGCTGATCACCGACCTCGGCGCAGCCCGCCTCACCCACACCCCCCGCGGGCCGGCTGCCCGCGGCCCCGAAGTCCACTGGCCCCCGGAGTACGCGACCTCCTACGACCGTGCCACCCCGGCCGCCGACGCCTTCAGCCTTGCAGTCCTGATCTACCGCTTCCTCTGCGCGGACATCCCCCGGCATGGCCACTCGCGACTCGGTACTGCCCCCACCGGCCTCCAACCGGTGATCTCCGCGGCCCTGGCTCCCGCTCCACAGCACCGACCCGCGATGAGCGAACTCCGCGACGCCCTGTCCCAGGCAGCCGCTTCGCTGACCAAGCCCGGCCACTGA
- a CDS encoding NUDIX domain-containing protein — protein MPEKVTKDKVLCYVVRDGKLLVFRHTEYSYEEVGIQVPAGSIREGETPDAAALREAREETGLKDFKIVRKLGEAEYDISPYRFELQRRHVFHLELTEPTPERWMSQEDHDGEQEPTHFECFWIPLEAAHILQSGQGALLGRLYD, from the coding sequence GTGCCCGAGAAGGTCACCAAGGACAAGGTGCTGTGCTACGTCGTGCGCGACGGAAAGCTGCTGGTATTCCGGCACACCGAATACAGCTACGAAGAGGTCGGCATCCAGGTCCCGGCCGGCAGCATCCGTGAGGGCGAGACGCCGGATGCGGCGGCCCTGCGGGAGGCCCGCGAAGAGACCGGCCTGAAGGACTTCAAGATCGTGCGGAAGCTCGGCGAGGCCGAGTACGACATCAGCCCGTACCGGTTCGAACTCCAGCGCCGTCACGTCTTCCACCTGGAGCTGACTGAGCCCACTCCAGAGCGGTGGATGAGCCAGGAGGACCACGACGGGGAGCAGGAGCCCACGCACTTCGAGTGCTTCTGGATTCCGCTGGAAGCCGCCCACATCCTCCAGTCCGGCCAGGGCGCCCTCCTGGGACGCCTGTACGACTGA